In Aricia agestis chromosome 16, ilAriAges1.1, whole genome shotgun sequence, one genomic interval encodes:
- the LOC121734709 gene encoding xanthine dehydrogenase-like, which produces MDRVDFTVNGEQCSVGCEVDSTVTLLDYLRQNLELRGTKYMCREGGCGACIVSAAKCPGDTPQSVNACLVSITSCKNWEITTIEGIGNRLKGYHPIQKTLAEHNGSQCGYCSPGWVMSMYSLLKNKSPTMMEIEQSLGSNVCRCTGYRPILEAFKKFGKDSPDKILDIEDLKICKKEDCNSCSDRDEWCFIDKEEVGNILKYIRLQDNRDWYRVETVFDIFRIWAERGTDSYMLVAGNTAKGVYPIEEYPRLLIDVSEVSELKNYLFDQNLVVGALNTLTEFMTILETVSKVQYFQYLKVLLDHLKLVAHIPVRNLGTIAGNLMIKHHYPSFPSDVFLLLETIGAQITVATSLTKKILKMKDFLKEDMRGKVVCSVLIPPLSDNHKIVTFKIMPRAQNAHAIVNSGFHYTLNPNNRVVSCRLVYSGLSDSFIRAKATENYLTGKQLFSDETLQGALTVLERDLVVVPNPPSPSVEYRRQLALALFYKGLLSLSPKSATTNSRARSGAGKIHEARPLSDGRQIFDTNPTLWPLNKPMPKIDGLIQCAGEAQYTEDVPTLPREVFAAFVLSTVSLAKIERVDASRALKYPGVIAFYTASDIPGPNSYTPAGRTFNLTNEELLCNGEVKFYNQPIGIIVGKSYAIANRAAKLVSVTYSNVRKPVVDIKIAKNDPTKNSMVTSIDATGRGNDVTKVITGENTIYGQYHFCMETLVTVSHPIEEGLKVYAATQWTDIVQQMTSRTLQIEQNRIDVQVRRLGGGYGYKISRATQIAVACNLVAYKLNRPCRFIQSLTNNMRAIGKRLPCSVNFEMAVDAKGVIQYNNFSSYSDNGYIVNEPLINLGLDVYNNCYDKTRWNYKAFNTLTDTASNTWCRSPGTLENIAMAEFFMERISYELGLDPVDVRLNNLDNATHGDLREMVQTLKMNSDYDNRRKAVNKFNSENRWRKRGLRFSFLRWTPAGSLYLDITMSVYHDDGTVAITHGGIEMGQGVNTRAIQVCAYLLNIPVEKIQIKPNDTTISPNNFASGGSLTSQNVAIGVQKCCEQLLSRLASLRTELNNPTWEVLIKTAHSRDIDLQTHGFINMNDVQNYHIYGVTSVEVEIDVLTGESEIIRVDLLEDVGRSVNPEIDIGQVEGAFIMGAGYWTSENLVYDPTTGELLTNRTWEYWVPQARDIPQDFRVYFRKRSFTNDILFGAKATGEPATCMGVAVAFALREAIVAARSEVGLPRNQWFELDGPYTVEKICMAAGTRKEDFKLI; this is translated from the exons ATGGATAGAGTGGATTTCACGGTGAATGGAGAGCAGTGCTCAg TGGGCTGCGAGGTGGACTCCACGGTGACGCTGCTAGACTACCTTCGCCAGAATCTCGAGCTGCGCGGCACCAAGTACATGTGCCGAGAGGGCGGCTGCGGTGCCTGCATAGTCAGCGCCGCTAAATGTCCAGGGGACACGCCGCAGAGCGTCAACGCG TGCCTAGTATCGATTACATCATGCAAAAACTGGGAGATCACCACCATAGAAGGCATTGGGAACCGACTGAAGGGCTACCACCCTATTCAGAAAACGCTGGCTGAGCACAACGGGTCCCAGTGCGGGTACTGCAGCCCGGGATGGGTCATGTCTATGTACAG TCTCCTCAAGAACAAGAGCCCAACTATGATGGAAATAGAACAGTCACTCGGTAGCAACGTCTGTAGATGCACAGGATATCGCCCAATTTTGGAAGCGTTCAAGAAATTCGGCAAAGACTCGCCCGACAAAATATTAGACATCGAAGACTTGAAAATATGCAAAAAGGAAGATTGCAATTCGTGTTCCGACAGAGACGAATGGTGCTTCATAGATAAGGAGGAGGTTGGCAATATATTGAAGTATATTCGACTGCAAGATAATAGAGACTGGTATAGAGTGGAAACCGTTTTCGATATATTCAGAATTTGGGCGGAACGCGGCACGGATTCTTATATGCTCGTTGCGGGGAATACTGCCAAAG GAGTCTACCCAATCGAGGAGTATCCAAGACTACTGATCGATGTGTCTGAAGTATCAGAGCTGAAGAACTACCTCTTCGACCAGAACCTGGTGGTGGGAGCTCTGAACACCCTCACGGAGTTCATGACGATACTGGAGACGGTGTCCAAAGTGCAATACTTTCAGTATCTGAAGGTGCTCCTTGACCATCTGAAGTTGGTCGCGCATATTCCTGTGAGGAAC CTAGGTACAATTGCTGGCAACCTGATGATAAAACACCACTATCCTTCATTTCCCTCCGACGTGTTCCTGCTGCTAGAGACTATCGGTGCTCAGATAACTGTAG cgaCTTCTTTAACGAAGAAAATCTTAAAGATGAAAGATTTCCTAAAAGAAGATATGAGAGGAAAAGTAGTATGTAGCGTGCTCATTCCGCCGTTGAGTGACAATCATAAAATCGTTACATTCAAG ATAATGCCCCGAGCACAAAACGCTCACGCGATCGTCAACTCCGGTTTCCACTACACTCTCAACCCGAACAACCGAGTGGTATCCTGCAGGCTGGTCTACTCCGGCCTATCAGATAGTTTCATAAGAGCTAAAGCCACGGAGAATTATCTGACGGGAAAGCAGCTATTTTCCGATGAAACTTTGCAAGGCGCGTTGACGGTGTTGGAGAGAGATCTAGTGGTCGTTCCCAACCCGCCGAGTCCGAGCGTGGAGTATCGACGTCAACTCGCGTTAGCGTTGTTCTACAAA GGTCTGCTGTCACTAAGTCCAAAGTCCGCGACCACCAACTCGCGAGCTCGGAGCGGTGCGGGCAAGATCCACGAAGCTCGCCCACTGTCTGACGGAAGGCAGATCTTTGACACGAATCCAACGTTGTGGCCTTTGAACAAACCGATGCCGAAGATTGATGGTCTG ATTCAATGTGCAGGAGAAGCACAATATACAGAGGATGTACCGACTCTTCCACGAGAAGTGTTTGCTGCCTTTGTTTTAAGCACAGTGTCATTGGCGAAGATTGAAAGGGTCGATGCCAGTAGAGCTTTG AAATATCCCGGTGTGATTGCATTCTACACAGCATCAGATATTCCCGGACCAAACAGCTATACACCAGCAGGAAGAACATTCAATTTAACCAACGAAGAATTATTATGTAATGGGGAAGTAAAGTTTTACAATCAGCCCATAGGTATTATAGTTGGAAAATCCTACGCCATAGCCAATAGGGCTGCAAAATTAGTGTCAGTCACCTACAGTAACGTAAGAAAACCCGTGGTGGATATaaaaattgccaaaaatgaTCCAACCAAAAATTCTATGGTAACTTCAATCGATGCGACTGGCAGAGGTAACGATGTCACAAAAGTGATCACAGGAGAAAATACTATTTATGGCCAGTATCATTTCTGTATGGAAACTCTCGTGACTGTAAGCCATCCAATTGAAGAAGGATTGAAAGTGTATGCTGCAACTCAATGGACAGATATAGTACAGCAGATGACGTCAAGGACATTGCAAATTGAACAAAACAG AATTGATGTGCAAGTTCGTCGCTTAGGCGGAGGTTACGGCTACAAGATCTCTCGCGCGACACAGATAGCTGTAGCTTGCAATTTAGTGGCCTATAAGCTAAACAGACCCTGCCGATTCATACAGTCGCTGACCAACAATATGCGGGCAATCGGCAAACGACTCCCCTGTTCTGTCAACTTCGag ATGGCGGTAGATGCAAAGGGTGTAatccaatacaataattttagttCATACAGTGACAACGGCTATATCGTTAACGAACCTCTCATAAACCTCGGGTTAGACGTCTACAACAACTGCTATGACAAGACCAGGTGGAACTACAAGGCCTTCAACACTTTGACAGACACTGCTTCTAATACTTGGTGTCGGTCTCCAG GAACATTAGAAAACATTGCAATGGCAGAATTTTTCATGGAAAGAATATCGTATGAATTGGGTCTTGATCCAGTCGACGTCAGACTAAATAACTTGGATAATGCTACTCACGGGGACCTTAGGGAGATGGTCCAAACTTTAAAGATGAACTCCGATTACGATAATAGAAGAAAAGCAGTTAATAAATTCAATTCAGAAAACAGATGGAGAAAACGCGGCTTAAGATTTTCGTTCCTGAGATGGACACCAGCCGGTAGTTTGTATTTGGATATAACCATGAGCGTTTACCACGACGATGGAACAGTAGCTATTACCCACGGAGGTATTGAAATGGGACAGGGTGTAAACACCAGAGCTATACAAGTTTGTGCGTATCTATTGAACATACCTGTAGAAAAAATTCAAATCAAACCCAACGACACGACTATATCACCGAACAATTTCGCATCAGGAGGCAGCTTGACATCTCAAAACGTGGCCATTGGCGTTCAAAAATGCTGCGAACAGCTACTGAGTAGACTTGCGTCTCTACGCACGGAGCTCAACAATCCAACTTGGGAAGTCCTGATCAAAACTGCTCACTCGCGAGACATAGACCTGCAAACTCACGGCTTCATCAACATGAACGATGTACAGAACTATCATATTTACGGAGTGACGTCGGTTGAGGTGGAAATAGACGTGCTAACGGGCGAATCGGAGATTATCAGGGTCGATCTCCTAGAGGATGTGGGACGCAGTGTTAATCCCGAAATCGATATTGGACAG GTGGAAGGAGCATTCATCATGGGCGCAGGGTATTGGACGTCGGAGAATCTGGTGTATGACCCTACCACTGGTGAGCTGCTGACCAACCGCACATGGGAGTACTGGGTTCCGCAGGCGAGAGACATCCCCCAGGACTTCAGGGTGTACTTTAGGAAACGGTCGTTCACCAATGACATCCTATTTGGAGCTAAAG CGACGGGTGAGCCAGCCACGTGCATGGGGGTCGCCGTGGCATTCGCTCTGAGAGAGGCGATAGTTGCAGCCAGATCAGAAGTCGGTCTACCTAGAAATCAGTGGTTTGAACTAG ATGGCCCATACACCGTTGAAAAAATTTGCATGGCTGCGGGGACAAGAAAGGAAGATTTCAAATTAATTTGA
- the LOC121734713 gene encoding xanthine dehydrogenase/oxidase-like: MSVTFKINDNLYRVGEDVASTTSLLDYIRQRLELRGTKYMCRQGGCGACIVTVVRDGITMSVNSCLVSITSCHNWDITTIERVGNRVQGYHPLQTTLADYNGSQCGYCSPGWVMAMYSLLKAKPNVTMLEIENSLASNICRCTGYRPILDAFKTFGSDSPKPTKIVDIEDLDVMCKKTGEMCIKKNCEESEWCMVSQDDVMATITIYLNDGRIWFRVQELCEIFNIFRTYGVDNYMLVGGNTAKGAYPIIEYPRILIDITGVPILKSYMIDQNLVVGAATTLTELISIFQDVSNDDDFKYLLVLIGHLREVAHIPVRNIGTIAGNLMIKHMHRDFASDVFLLFETVGAKLKIQNYMAAAPKIISLQQFLNEDMKGTVIVSVMLPPRNYSYRIYTEKVAPRAQNAHAIVNAGFLYKLDAHARVKECRIVYGGLSSVFIRAFKTESHLINKELFNNATLQGAVKILANEIIVTREPEEFNVEYKRRVALNLLYKGLLALCPKNILAPRYQSGAIKIHQTRPVSEGLQIFETNPKIWPLNQPIPKVEGLIQCSGEAMYTEDMSKIPYEVFAAFVLTTVGSGNIGHIDPSRALREPGVIAFYSAKDIPGLNTFTVPDIVNASADEKVLCDGKVAYFNQPLGVIVAETTYIANKAALMVDVTYSNVRQPITDVRVAKTIPSMYNFYLNIKPTETLNDVSKIIKGSQSIFNQYHFCLENLAAISWPSDQVLITSATTQFLSNIQYTASKVLALPQNTFFCKTRRAGGAYGYKLSRTGMLSTMSNLVAHKLNRPCRFITPIQVQMRAIGKRMQSSTNYEVGVNQDGMIQYINYDIFEDNGCIVNELLINLATDTYYNCYDKRRWNYTSYNAITDTPSNTWFRAPGTLETITTDEMIMERIAYELDLDHLDVRLANLDPEHASVIKGMVNTVKTRANYDTRKQEVSKYNKENRWKKRGLRFTIMTWSGQGPSNLNIILSVYYTDGTVTISHGGIELGQGINTKAIQVCAYFLGIPTSKIKIIPNNTHTSPNNLHTAASVTSQNVALGVQRCCEKLLAELAPLRLKMNNPTWEELIYSAFKSGMSLQVTSYVSPNEIFDYKVYGVTLAEVEIDVLTGQWEILRLDLLEDVGLSVSPEIDIGQIEGAFIQGLGYWTTENIVYKESGEIVTDSTWTYWVPQARDIPQDFRVYFRKGSFSQDIILGSKATAEPATCMAVVVPLAMREAMVSARSESGLSSTKWFQIDGPYTVEKIGLACETRPEDFKFY, encoded by the exons atgtcagtcacctttaaaATTAACGACAACTTATATCGTG TCGGTGAGGATGTGGCTTCCACTACGAGTCTGCTGGACTACATCCGGCAGCGGCTGGAGCTGCGCGGCACCAAGTACATGTGCCGGCAGGGTGGCTGCGGCGCCTGCATCGTCACCGTGGTCAGGGACGGCATCACGATGTCTGTTAATTCG TGTCTAGTATCAATAACGTCATGTCACAACTGGGACATTACCACGATAGAGCGCGTGGGGAACAGGGTGCAAGGCTACCATCCTTTGCAGACCACCCTGGCGGATTACAACGGCTCGCAGTGCGGCTACTGTAGCCCAGGATGGGTCATGGCTATGTATAG CCTCCTGAAAGCAAAGCCAAACGTAACAATGCTAGAAATAGAGAACTCCCTAGCAAGCAACATTTGCAGATGTACCGGCTACAGACCAATATTGGATGCCTTCAAAACATTTGGCAGCGACTCTCCAAAACCTACTAAAATTGTAGATATTGAAGACCTAGATGTAATGTGTAAGAAGACTGGCGAAATGTGTATAAAGAAGAATTGTGAAGAATCAGAATGGTGCATGGTGTCCCAAGACGATGTGATGGCTACTATAACTATTTATTTGAACGATGGAAGAATCTGGTTTAGAGTACAAGAATTGTGCGAAATATTcaacatttttagaacataCGGTGTTGATAACTACATGTTAGTTGGTGGTAATACTGCAAAAG gAGCTTACCCCATAATTGAATATCCCAGAATACTAATAGACATAACAGGTGTGCCAATACTAAAAAGTTACATGATTGACCAGAATCTGGTGGTCGGAGCTGCGACGACTCTGACTGAACTGATCAGTATATTCCAGGATGTTTCGAATGATGACGACTTCAAATACCTGCTTGTATTGATCGGGCATTTGAGAGAGGTTGCTCACATACCTGTGAGAAAT ATTGGCACAATTGCTGGCAATTTGATGATAAAACACATGCATCGTGATTTCGCATCTGATGTGTTTCTTCTATTTGAAACTGTTGGAGCTAAACTAAAAATAC AGAATTATATGGCAGCTGCTCCAAAAATAATTTCACTGCAACAATTTCTCAACGAAGACATGAAAGGTACAGTTATAGTTAGCGTGATGTTGCCACCTCGAAACTACAGTTATAGGATCTACACGGAGAAG gtaGCTCCTAGAGCACAGAATGCCCATGCGATAGTTAACGCAGGTTTTCTTTACAAACTTGATGCGCATGCACGAGTCAAAGAATGTAGAATTGTGTACGGTGGACTGTCGTCTGTATTCATAAGAGCTTTTAAAACTGAAAGCCACTTAATTAATAAAGAGCTTTTTAACAACGCAACCTTGCAAGGAGCAGTAAAAATTTTGGCAAATGAAATAATAGTGACCAGAGAACCAGAGGAATTTAATGTGGAATACAAACGTAGAGTGGCACTCAATTTACTTTATAAG GGCTTATTGGCTCTGTgccctaaaaatattttagcacCCAGATATCAGTCTGGAGCCATAAAAATACACCAAACGAGGCCAGTCTCGGAGGGTCTGCAGATATTTGAAACGAACCCAAAGATATGGCCGTTGAACCAACCAATACCAAAGGTTGAGGGATTG ATTCAATGTTCAGGAGAGGCTATGTACACGGAGGACATGTCTAAAATACCATATGAGGTCTTCGCAGCCTTTGTGCTCACGACAGTGGGATCAGGAAACATAGGGCACATAGACCCTTCAAGGGCACTG CGAGAACCGGGAGTGATCGCATTCTACTCAGCTAAAGACATTCCTGGATTGAACACTTTCACTGTTCCAGATATAGTCAATGCTTCGGCCGATGAAAAAGTACTTTGCGATGGGAAAGTCGCTTACTTTAACCAACCTCTAGGTGTTATTGTGGCTGAGACAACCTACATCGCAAACAAAGCTGCTCTAATGGTGGACGTCACTTATTCCAACGTCAGACAACCGATTACCGACGTAAGAGTCGCTAAAACGATTCCTAGCATGTATAACTTCTACCTAAATATCAAACCGACAGAAACTTTGAACGatgtttctaaaataataaaggGATCACAGTCGATTTTCAACCAATACCACTTCTGCTTGGAAAACTTGGCAGCCATATCTTGGCCGAGTGATCAAGTGTTAATAACCAGCGCGACGACACAATTTCTATCGAACATTCAGTATACTGCTTCAAAAGTTCTGGCGCTACCTCAAAACAC ATTTTTCTGCAAGACGCGACGAGCGGGTGGCGCGTACGGCTACAAGCTATCGAGGACGGGCATGCTGTCGACGATGTCAAACCTGGTGGCCCACAAGCTCAACAGGCCCTGTCGGTTCATCACCCCCATACAGGTTCAGATGAGAGCCATAGGGAAACGTATGCAGTCCTCTACTAATTATGAG GTAGGCGTTAACCAGGACGGAATGATACAATACATAAACTATGACATTTTCGAAGACAACGGGTGTATTGTTAACGAGCTGCTCATCAACTTGGCGACGGATACCTACTACAACTGCTACGACAAAAGGAGATGGAACTACACTTCGTATAATGCCATCACCGACACTCCTTCAAATACTTGGTTCAGAGCACCTG GTACGTTGGAAACAATCACAACAGATGAAATGATAATGGAAAGAATAGCCTACGAACTAGATTTAGACCATTTAGACGTTCGGTTAGCTAACCTAGATCCTGAACACGCTAGTGTGATTAAGGGAATGGTTAACACGGTAAAAACGAGAGCTAACTACGATACAAGAAAACAAGAAGTTAGTAAATATAACAAAGAGAATAGATGGAAGAAACGGGGCTTAAGATTCACAATAATGACATGGAGTGGCCAAGGACCgtctaatttaaatataatactatctGTCTACTACACCGATGGTACAGTCACCATATCGCACGGTGGAATAGAATTAGGACAAGGAATAAACACGAAAGCGATACAAGTATGCGCTTATTTTCTCGGCATCCCAACtagcaaaataaaaattattcctaacAACACGCATACTTCACCAAACAATTTACACACTGCCGCTAGTGTTACATCTCAGAATGTGGCTTTAGGTGTGCAGAGATGTTGCGAGAAGCTGTTAGCAGAATTAGCGCCGTTACGGCTAAAAATGAATAATCCTACTTGGGAAGAATTAATCTACAGTGCCTTCAAATCGGGCATGAGCTTACAAGTGACTTCTTATGTAAGTCCGAATGAAATATTTGACTACAAGGTATATGGAGTTACATTGGCAGAGGTGGAGATAGATGTACTGACAGGACAGTGGGAAATTCTACGCCTAGACTTATTGGAAGACGTAGGACTCAGCGTCAGTCCTGAAATAGATATTGGACAA